A stretch of the Coprobacillus cateniformis genome encodes the following:
- the glmS gene encoding glutamine--fructose-6-phosphate transaminase (isomerizing), producing MCGITAYCGNGFALPFLMQGLSKLEYRGYDSAGITILENEGLKTIKCKGRLKNLEDKLQDYHLEGHVGIGHTRWATHGIPSNLNSHPHTNDDETISLVHNGIIENYRELKEELIKKGYQFQSETDSEVVVHLLDEYFEGNLFEATKKVLKRIDGSYALCIVSTLEPDKIIVAKKDSPLIIGKADGAYVAASDIPALLEYTKDVYFLNDYEMAILENEHIEFYNHDGNPITKELVTIPYDLEAAQKDGYDTFMLKEIYEQPHVIQETLRGRIVKDKIVLDELQEIDFINYNKVYFVACGTAYHATLCGSQVLERTTKLPVIVMVASEFRYNDPLIDEHTLAIFVSQSGETADTLAALRLAKEKGATTIAIANVLGSTISRDADYVLYTCAGPEIAVASTKAYTTQLVLLMLLAYYIAQVLGKDIDHELIDQLNTIPQYVENILNDHAIFENYAKMLENLHDAYFIGRSLDYASVLEGALKLKEVSYVHADAYIAGELKHGPIALIEEGSVVIAVATQPHIAAKTISNIQETIARGAKVILLTTHREEIKNVENTYYLPNVSPTLQSILVAIPLQLMAYYTACIKGCDVDKPRNLAKSVTVE from the coding sequence ATGTGTGGAATTACAGCGTATTGCGGTAATGGTTTTGCTTTACCCTTTTTAATGCAAGGATTGTCTAAACTTGAGTATCGAGGATATGATAGTGCTGGCATAACAATTCTTGAAAATGAAGGTTTAAAAACGATTAAATGTAAGGGACGATTAAAAAATCTTGAAGATAAGCTTCAAGATTATCACTTGGAAGGACATGTTGGAATTGGTCATACAAGATGGGCAACTCATGGAATTCCTTCAAATTTAAATTCTCATCCTCATACAAATGATGATGAAACAATTTCTTTAGTTCATAATGGTATTATTGAAAACTATCGTGAATTAAAAGAAGAACTAATCAAAAAAGGATATCAGTTTCAATCAGAAACTGATAGTGAAGTTGTTGTTCATTTATTAGATGAATACTTTGAGGGAAATCTTTTTGAAGCCACAAAGAAAGTTTTAAAAAGGATTGATGGTAGTTATGCCTTATGTATTGTTTCAACATTAGAACCTGATAAAATCATTGTAGCCAAAAAAGATAGTCCATTAATTATTGGAAAAGCAGATGGAGCCTATGTAGCTGCAAGTGATATTCCAGCTTTATTGGAATATACAAAAGATGTTTATTTCTTAAATGATTATGAAATGGCTATTTTAGAAAATGAACATATCGAATTTTATAATCATGATGGAAATCCCATAACAAAAGAATTAGTCACAATTCCTTATGATTTAGAAGCTGCTCAAAAAGATGGTTATGATACTTTTATGTTAAAAGAAATCTATGAACAACCACATGTGATTCAAGAAACATTAAGAGGGCGTATTGTTAAAGATAAAATTGTTCTTGATGAACTACAGGAGATTGATTTCATTAACTATAATAAAGTTTACTTTGTGGCTTGCGGAACAGCTTATCATGCAACGCTATGTGGTTCTCAAGTTTTAGAAAGAACCACAAAACTCCCTGTCATTGTTATGGTAGCAAGTGAATTTAGATATAATGATCCACTTATTGATGAGCATACTTTAGCTATTTTTGTATCACAATCTGGGGAGACCGCCGATACTTTAGCTGCACTTCGTTTAGCCAAAGAAAAAGGCGCAACAACAATTGCGATAGCTAATGTCTTAGGAAGTACAATTTCTAGAGATGCTGACTATGTTTTATATACATGTGCTGGTCCAGAAATTGCTGTTGCTTCTACGAAGGCTTATACAACTCAATTGGTTTTACTCATGTTACTCGCTTATTATATAGCTCAAGTTCTTGGAAAAGATATTGATCATGAATTAATTGATCAATTAAATACAATCCCTCAATATGTTGAGAACATTTTAAATGATCATGCTATCTTTGAAAACTATGCAAAAATGTTAGAAAATCTTCATGATGCTTATTTCATTGGAAGAAGTTTAGATTATGCAAGTGTTTTAGAAGGTGCATTAAAACTCAAAGAAGTCTCTTATGTCCATGCTGATGCTTATATTGCTGGAGAATTAAAACATGGTCCAATTGCTTTAATTGAAGAAGGTTCCGTTGTAATCGCAGTCGCAACACAACCACATATTGCAGCAAAAACAATAAGTAATATTCAAGAAACAATTGCCAGAGGAGCAAAAGTTATCCTCTTGACAACACATCGTGAAGAGATTAAAAATGTTGAAAACACTTATTATTTACCAAATGTTTCTCCAACATTGCAGTCTATTTTGGTTGCTATACCTTTACAATTAATGGCTTATTATACAGCTTGTATAAAAGGTTGTGATGTGGATAAACCACGTAATTTAGCTAAATCTGTAACTGTAGAATAA
- a CDS encoding AzlC family ABC transporter permease, with the protein MEEFLCGCKKGIPIALGYFPVSFSFGVLVVSSGLPLGLATLISMTNLTSSGQFAGVSLMLTNASYIEMALTLLMINARYFLMSLSLSQKIDQKMSTLQRMIISFGITDETFSLASLQHGNLTFRFMSGFILLPIIGWTCGAFAGEVLMNFLPVALQNAMGIALYGMFLAIIVPPATKSRKILEVVFISAVMSVIFFYGQMFDHLSSGFKLIIATLSGAIYGAWRYPLEEDSV; encoded by the coding sequence ATGGAAGAGTTTTTATGTGGATGTAAAAAGGGGATACCAATAGCATTGGGCTATTTTCCAGTTTCTTTTTCATTTGGTGTACTGGTTGTTTCAAGTGGCTTGCCACTAGGTTTAGCAACATTGATTTCGATGACCAATTTAACATCATCTGGACAATTTGCAGGTGTTTCTTTAATGCTGACAAATGCATCTTATATTGAGATGGCGTTAACATTGTTAATGATTAATGCTAGATATTTCTTAATGTCATTATCTTTGAGTCAAAAAATCGATCAGAAAATGAGTACTTTGCAAAGAATGATTATTTCGTTTGGTATTACTGATGAAACTTTTAGTTTAGCTTCTTTACAGCATGGAAATTTAACTTTTCGTTTTATGTCTGGATTTATTTTATTGCCTATTATTGGATGGACATGTGGAGCATTTGCTGGTGAGGTATTAATGAATTTTTTACCAGTTGCATTACAAAATGCAATGGGAATTGCTTTGTATGGAATGTTTTTAGCTATTATTGTTCCACCAGCAACGAAGTCACGCAAAATATTAGAAGTTGTTTTTATAAGTGCTGTTATGTCTGTTATTTTCTTTTATGGTCAGATGTTTGATCATTTATCGAGTGGTTTTAAATTGATTATTGCAACATTAAGTGGTGCAATTTATGGTGCATGGCGTTATCCTCTTGAGGAGGATAGTGTATGA
- a CDS encoding AzlD domain-containing protein: MSEYIFISVAIMAIFTYLPRMLPLTLFRKEITSPFLKSLLYYVPYAVLSALTFPSIIYATANIYSAIGGCFVAMYFAYKEKGLVFVAIAAMLTSYVMSFIC, translated from the coding sequence ATGAGTGAATACATATTTATAAGTGTTGCAATTATGGCTATCTTTACATATTTGCCAAGAATGTTACCATTAACACTCTTTAGGAAAGAAATAACATCACCATTTTTAAAATCATTGTTATATTATGTGCCTTATGCAGTTTTATCCGCTTTAACGTTTCCAAGTATTATTTATGCAACAGCAAATATATATAGTGCAATTGGAGGGTGTTTTGTTGCGATGTATTTTGCTTATAAGGAAAAAGGGTTGGTATTTGTTGCTATAGCAGCAATGTTAACAAGTTATGTAATGAGTTTTATTTGTTAA
- a CDS encoding SpaA isopeptide-forming pilin-related protein, with protein sequence MNKLSKLFKMILSIIIIVSFSLVSIGNVSANNISNSNDYPKQDKIEYNGKITYGSNIVGDFTINGKQAFCMEHPKSTPPTGTKITVSIYDNADIRKVLYYGWGGPEQWSGFENRAHGIVVTSLALSYYYYGDNSSFKTIKNFMEFIEKNKVPSFELEFSKSNVLAFRDGNIQKTESITLKSGSDIFGITINLPDEVTYVNEGNGNRQTGGSLTIKGKTKFHFEAPLNVELDKWNTGEQTKSYNFSPILAKAGGSYQSTGYGEYVEDPSKTTSLTVDWLQLASLELTKTDVYGNLINGAVFRLWNNGDYDKEVTVTNGKIKVDNLTTGIYYLQEKTAPQGFLVDDTIYTITLNAGDSASQTVSNKEPTGKITVVKESENKDRIIGAKFNVVADGEIISAAGKVLYNNGDVVDTLTTDKQGTAVTKNLPLGNYIVYETQAPTGYLLNTERYQVSLRYDNQTTPVITSSTTIEDKEPLGSIHLEKEIESTITDHQLGDAFLSQVEFGLYAREKITNVSGTKVFYSQDELVSKKITDENGHIEWTDLPMGNYYIKELQTNPSMILNPDIIYVSLHYQNQTTSHVTVKTKTSNTIASQRIQIFKEGIKDGEAGTVPGLAGAEFTFVLNSEYEKVGFDKAHKYFVGTTDTNGYLTTSLLPYGTYRVKETKTPEGYYGASDFLITIEKDASLYEIGYQIKKVTVNNVPFESLLKVVKKDKETGKTVLLKGATFKVKNVDTNEYVSYIDWSLFPQIIVNQWTTHDDGTITLNTKLKIGHYQLEEIEAPDGYVLTKEPIPFEITMDHYEISSDQVTPITVVQLVDQSVKGKVTIEKKGEVLTDYKDGKFIYEERGLAHAKFGIYAKSDILDPSHDGIVLYKQGELIETLETTEGGKITSHELPLGDYECKELEAPYGYVLNSEVKTFSLSYKGQSVDIVYEDIGITNERQKIVVEVSKKDEETKKYLSGAEISLFANRDIYNYDGDVIVEAGTLLETIVSRQDGKVSFQSDLPLDLTPEYAIMPLSELNDELVGDTNSLYVVKETKQPDGYLLKNVHYYVDGKYTTEKQDTLIFTYDFLNQVTKTQINKVDSETLENIIGAKLQVIDKESHKVIDEWVSEKEGHLVQGLIVGRTYILHEVEAPFGYILAADTEFIIPESREIQSITFMNVKAPVITLGDEPKVNIPQKDIPTEDQTIIFSYLIMGIGACAILFILFKKED encoded by the coding sequence TTGAACAAGTTAAGCAAATTATTTAAAATGATACTATCAATCATAATAATAGTATCATTTTCGTTAGTCTCAATTGGAAATGTATCTGCAAATAATATTTCTAATAGCAATGATTATCCAAAACAAGATAAAATCGAATATAATGGAAAAATAACATATGGTAGTAATATTGTAGGAGATTTTACTATTAATGGAAAACAAGCATTTTGTATGGAACACCCAAAAAGCACACCACCAACAGGTACAAAGATTACAGTTTCCATTTATGATAATGCTGATATTAGGAAGGTATTGTATTATGGATGGGGTGGTCCAGAACAATGGAGTGGTTTTGAAAATAGAGCACATGGTATAGTAGTCACATCACTTGCTTTGAGTTATTACTACTATGGAGATAATTCTTCATTCAAAACTATTAAGAATTTTATGGAATTTATAGAAAAAAATAAGGTTCCATCGTTTGAATTAGAATTTTCTAAATCTAATGTCCTTGCATTCAGAGATGGAAATATTCAAAAAACGGAATCTATTACTTTGAAAAGTGGTAGCGATATTTTTGGTATAACTATAAATTTACCAGATGAAGTAACTTATGTTAATGAAGGAAATGGAAACAGACAAACAGGTGGAAGTTTAACAATTAAAGGTAAAACAAAATTTCATTTTGAAGCTCCTTTGAATGTGGAATTAGATAAATGGAATACTGGAGAACAAACAAAAAGTTATAACTTTAGTCCGATATTAGCAAAAGCAGGAGGTAGTTATCAATCTACAGGATATGGTGAATATGTTGAAGATCCATCTAAAACAACTTCTCTTACTGTGGACTGGCTACAATTAGCAAGTTTAGAGTTAACCAAGACTGATGTTTATGGAAATCTAATTAATGGAGCAGTTTTTAGGTTATGGAATAATGGAGATTATGATAAGGAGGTAACTGTAACGAATGGTAAAATCAAGGTGGATAACTTAACAACAGGCATATATTATTTACAAGAGAAAACAGCACCACAAGGATTTTTAGTAGATGATACGATTTATACAATAACATTGAATGCTGGGGATAGTGCAAGTCAAACGGTAAGTAATAAAGAACCCACAGGGAAAATAACTGTAGTAAAGGAAAGTGAGAATAAAGATAGAATTATTGGTGCTAAATTTAATGTTGTGGCGGATGGGGAGATAATATCAGCTGCTGGTAAAGTTTTATATAATAATGGAGATGTTGTTGATACTTTAACGACTGATAAACAAGGAACAGCAGTAACAAAGAATCTTCCTTTAGGAAATTATATTGTTTATGAGACGCAAGCTCCAACTGGATATTTATTAAATACAGAGCGTTATCAAGTTTCATTGAGGTATGACAATCAAACAACTCCTGTCATTACAAGTTCAACGACCATTGAAGATAAAGAACCCTTAGGAAGTATTCATTTAGAAAAAGAAATAGAGAGTACTATTACAGATCACCAACTTGGTGATGCTTTTTTATCTCAAGTAGAATTTGGATTATATGCTCGAGAAAAGATTACAAATGTCTCTGGAACAAAAGTTTTTTATAGTCAAGATGAACTTGTTTCAAAGAAAATAACAGATGAGAATGGGCATATAGAATGGACAGATTTACCAATGGGAAATTATTATATTAAAGAATTACAGACAAATCCTTCAATGATATTAAATCCTGATATTATATATGTTTCTCTTCATTACCAGAACCAAACAACGTCACATGTTACTGTGAAAACAAAAACGAGTAATACAATAGCAAGTCAACGGATACAAATTTTTAAAGAAGGAATCAAAGATGGTGAAGCAGGTACCGTGCCAGGACTTGCAGGCGCTGAGTTCACTTTTGTTTTAAATAGTGAATATGAGAAAGTTGGATTTGATAAGGCTCATAAGTATTTTGTTGGAACAACAGATACAAATGGATATCTAACAACTTCTTTATTACCATATGGAACTTATCGTGTTAAAGAAACCAAAACTCCTGAGGGATATTATGGAGCAAGTGATTTTCTAATAACAATTGAAAAAGATGCCTCGCTATATGAGATAGGATATCAAATTAAAAAAGTAACTGTAAATAACGTTCCTTTTGAATCATTGTTAAAAGTTGTGAAGAAAGATAAGGAAACAGGTAAAACAGTTCTTTTGAAAGGAGCAACTTTCAAAGTTAAAAATGTGGATACAAATGAATATGTATCTTATATTGATTGGTCGTTGTTTCCACAAATTATTGTTAATCAATGGACAACACATGATGATGGGACGATAACATTGAATACGAAATTGAAAATAGGACATTATCAATTAGAGGAAATTGAGGCACCTGATGGGTACGTTCTTACAAAAGAACCTATTCCTTTTGAAATCACTATGGATCATTATGAGATATCCAGTGACCAAGTTACACCTATTACAGTTGTTCAATTGGTTGACCAATCTGTAAAGGGCAAGGTAACTATTGAGAAAAAAGGTGAAGTTTTAACAGATTATAAAGATGGGAAATTTATTTATGAGGAAAGAGGATTAGCTCACGCAAAGTTTGGGATTTATGCTAAAAGTGATATCCTTGATCCAAGTCACGATGGGATAGTTCTGTATAAGCAAGGTGAACTTATTGAAACATTAGAAACAACAGAAGGAGGAAAAATAACATCTCATGAACTTCCTTTGGGAGATTATGAATGTAAAGAATTAGAAGCACCATATGGGTATGTCTTGAACTCAGAAGTCAAGACTTTTTCTTTGTCATATAAAGGACAGAGTGTTGATATTGTGTACGAAGATATAGGCATTACTAATGAGCGACAAAAGATTGTTGTGGAGGTTAGCAAGAAGGATGAAGAAACAAAGAAGTATTTAAGTGGGGCTGAGATATCATTATTTGCCAATAGAGATATTTATAATTATGATGGAGATGTTATTGTTGAAGCAGGAACACTCTTAGAGACTATTGTTTCTCGTCAAGATGGAAAGGTTTCTTTTCAATCAGATTTACCATTAGATTTAACTCCTGAATATGCAATTATGCCACTGTCAGAGCTCAATGATGAATTAGTAGGTGATACTAATTCTTTATATGTTGTTAAAGAAACGAAACAGCCAGATGGATACCTTTTAAAAAATGTTCATTATTATGTTGATGGTAAGTATACTACTGAGAAACAAGATACGCTTATATTTACATATGATTTTTTAAATCAAGTGACAAAAACACAAATAAATAAGGTTGATAGTGAAACGCTTGAAAATATCATTGGAGCAAAACTTCAGGTAATAGATAAAGAATCTCATAAAGTTATAGATGAGTGGGTGAGTGAAAAGGAAGGACATTTGGTACAAGGACTTATTGTAGGAAGAACTTATATTCTTCACGAAGTAGAAGCACCATTCGGCTATATTCTTGCTGCTGATACAGAATTTATTATTCCAGAAAGTCGAGAAATACAATCAATTACTTTTATGAATGTAAAGGCTCCAGTTATTACGTTAGGAGATGAACCAAAGGTCAATATACCTCAAAAAGATATTCCAACAGAAGATCAAACAATAATTTTCTCTTATCTTATAATGGGGATAGGAGCATGTGCTATTCTATTCATATTATTTAAAAAAGAAGATTAA
- a CDS encoding HelD family protein: protein MNTQNNQHKQTIPFPDEIIHLETINKKLDLSIAETNSRVERVNYEYINSKKYMTDYRGELDPHEMFQNELALKQIDRTGAFAVEVWDKLMKIKESPYFARIDFQEKDEQLIEKIYIGRFSFLHENELLIYDWRSPIASMFYDYETGPAKYDAPIGQIEGALTLKRQFKIKNGILEYALESSINIQDDVLQRVLSDTSSEKMKSIISTIQKKQNQIIRNEKNNTIIIQGVAGSGKTSIALHRIAFLLYRFKNKLSARNITIISPNKVFGDYISTVLPELGEEPIYELSFENIAQIQLEDIIQFESDKDPLETKDIHWAKRTRFKSTLYFVKQMNVYLSEISKTLFVPKDYIYDELIAPADFIKERFFAYQSYPIKKRLQLIADDIYHRFTSRNTMGYKVPRPRTILSGLNKMLKMKSTIALYKEFYKWLDLSEMFVLPAKKTLEWSDVYPFLYLHAAFEGLQESQLIKHLVIDEMQDYTPIQFAVINQLFPCQKTILGDFKQLINPNHLNTIEDIQTLYNDAIYVELTKSYRSTYEIITFANKIQNIDQLEPVERHGETPQLIFCKNKQDEMLKLKKKLKLFQASYRASLGIIVRTNSEAKSLYSQLLPDYNINLISPESTRFEIGISITSIQMSKGLEFDEVIILNVNHDNYKTEYDRSLLYIAVTRCMHQLTIMYVEKPSHFLP from the coding sequence ATGAATACACAAAATAATCAACATAAACAAACGATACCATTTCCAGATGAAATTATTCACTTAGAAACTATTAATAAAAAATTAGATTTATCCATAGCCGAAACAAATTCAAGAGTTGAAAGAGTCAATTATGAATATATAAATTCAAAAAAGTATATGACAGATTATCGTGGGGAACTTGATCCACACGAAATGTTTCAAAATGAATTAGCCCTTAAACAAATTGATAGAACAGGAGCATTTGCTGTTGAAGTATGGGATAAACTCATGAAAATAAAAGAATCTCCCTACTTTGCTCGAATTGACTTTCAAGAAAAGGATGAACAATTAATCGAAAAAATCTACATAGGTCGCTTTTCTTTTCTTCATGAAAATGAACTTTTGATCTATGATTGGCGTTCCCCAATTGCTAGTATGTTCTATGATTATGAAACTGGACCTGCAAAGTATGATGCTCCTATAGGCCAAATTGAAGGCGCCTTAACACTTAAGCGACAGTTTAAGATAAAGAATGGTATTTTAGAATACGCATTAGAAAGTTCTATAAACATCCAAGATGATGTTTTACAACGTGTTCTATCTGATACTTCAAGTGAGAAAATGAAATCAATTATTTCTACAATTCAAAAAAAACAAAACCAAATTATTCGAAATGAAAAAAACAACACAATTATTATACAAGGTGTCGCTGGATCAGGAAAAACATCAATCGCACTCCATCGTATCGCTTTTTTGCTATATCGCTTTAAAAATAAACTATCAGCAAGAAATATAACAATAATATCACCTAATAAAGTCTTTGGTGATTATATTTCTACTGTTCTTCCAGAATTAGGGGAGGAACCAATATATGAATTAAGCTTTGAAAATATTGCCCAAATACAACTAGAAGATATTATCCAATTTGAATCTGATAAAGATCCATTAGAAACCAAAGATATACATTGGGCAAAAAGAACACGTTTTAAATCAACATTATATTTTGTCAAACAAATGAATGTATATTTATCTGAAATTTCTAAGACTCTCTTTGTTCCAAAGGATTATATATATGATGAATTAATAGCTCCAGCTGATTTTATAAAAGAACGCTTTTTCGCTTATCAATCTTACCCAATAAAAAAACGATTACAATTAATTGCTGATGATATTTATCATCGTTTCACATCACGCAATACGATGGGATATAAAGTTCCGCGGCCTCGAACAATTCTGAGTGGCTTAAACAAAATGTTAAAAATGAAAAGCACTATTGCTCTCTATAAAGAATTTTACAAATGGTTAGATTTATCTGAGATGTTTGTATTACCTGCAAAAAAAACTTTAGAATGGTCAGATGTATATCCCTTTCTCTATCTTCATGCAGCATTTGAAGGATTACAAGAGAGTCAACTTATCAAACATTTGGTAATTGATGAAATGCAAGATTATACCCCTATCCAATTTGCTGTTATCAATCAATTATTCCCATGTCAAAAAACTATTTTAGGTGACTTTAAGCAATTGATAAATCCTAATCATCTCAATACTATTGAAGACATACAAACATTATATAATGATGCAATCTATGTAGAACTCACAAAGAGTTATCGCTCTACCTATGAAATTATTACTTTTGCAAATAAAATTCAAAATATTGATCAGTTAGAACCAGTCGAACGACATGGTGAAACTCCACAACTTATATTCTGTAAGAATAAGCAAGATGAAATGCTGAAGTTAAAAAAGAAACTAAAATTATTTCAAGCCAGTTATCGTGCATCTCTTGGAATCATTGTGAGAACAAATAGTGAAGCAAAATCTCTATACTCACAACTCTTACCAGATTATAATATCAATTTAATCTCTCCAGAAAGTACAAGATTTGAAATTGGAATTTCTATTACATCAATTCAAATGTCAAAAGGATTAGAATTTGATGAAGTTATTATTTTAAATGTTAATCATGATAACTATAAGACTGAATATGATAGAAGTCTTCTTTATATTGCTGTCACAAGATGCATGCATCAATTAACAATAATGTATGTAGAAAAACCATCTCATTTCCTCCCATAA
- a CDS encoding acetate/propionate family kinase — MSKVIAVNAGSSSLKFQLFEMDNETVITSGVIERIGMEDSIFTIKYNGEKDVRTLAIPTHKEAVHLLLDTLIEKQIVSSLDEIKGVGHRVVQGGSYFQESAIIDEDVINKIDELKSLAPLHNPAHLTGYYAFKEAIPSAGAVAVFDTAFHQTLQPKCYIYPIPYKFYTENKVRKYGAHGTSHFYVSQRVIDKLGQPEHSKIIVAHLGAGGSLTAVKDGKSINTSMGFTPLAGIMMGTRSGDLDPSIIDYLIEQVGMDMKDVIHMLNKESGLLGVSGVSSDFRDVLNAANEGNERAKLAIDIFFRRVIAYIGRYFIALGGCDAIAFTAGIGENSAYARKEILSLVSEALGIVVDDDANENGEGERLISTPESKIKVYVIPTNEELVIARDTKRLLNL; from the coding sequence ATGTCAAAAGTTATTGCGGTGAACGCTGGTAGTTCATCATTAAAATTCCAATTATTCGAAATGGATAATGAAACAGTTATCACTTCAGGAGTTATTGAAAGAATTGGTATGGAAGATTCAATTTTCACAATTAAGTATAATGGTGAAAAAGATGTTCGTACTTTAGCAATTCCAACTCATAAAGAAGCTGTTCATTTATTATTAGATACATTAATTGAGAAACAAATCGTTTCTTCATTAGATGAAATCAAAGGTGTTGGTCACAGAGTTGTTCAAGGTGGTTCTTATTTCCAGGAATCTGCTATTATTGATGAAGATGTTATCAACAAAATTGATGAATTAAAATCTTTAGCACCTTTACATAACCCTGCTCACTTAACAGGATATTATGCATTCAAGGAAGCCATTCCAAGTGCTGGTGCAGTTGCAGTTTTTGATACAGCATTCCATCAAACATTACAACCAAAATGCTATATCTATCCAATTCCATATAAATTTTATACTGAAAACAAAGTTAGAAAATATGGTGCTCATGGAACATCTCATTTCTATGTTTCTCAAAGAGTTATTGACAAATTAGGTCAACCAGAGCATTCTAAAATCATTGTTGCACACTTAGGTGCTGGTGGTTCTTTAACAGCTGTTAAAGATGGAAAATCAATTAATACTTCAATGGGATTCACACCATTAGCTGGTATCATGATGGGAACTCGTAGTGGAGATCTTGACCCTTCTATTATTGATTATTTAATTGAACAAGTTGGTATGGATATGAAAGATGTTATTCATATGTTAAACAAAGAATCTGGACTTTTAGGTGTTTCAGGTGTTTCTAGTGACTTTAGAGATGTCTTAAATGCTGCGAATGAAGGTAATGAAAGAGCAAAACTTGCTATTGATATCTTCTTTAGAAGAGTTATTGCTTATATTGGTAGATACTTTATTGCTTTAGGTGGTTGTGATGCGATTGCATTTACAGCAGGTATTGGTGAAAACTCAGCTTATGCAAGAAAAGAAATTCTTTCATTAGTAAGTGAAGCTTTAGGTATTGTTGTTGATGATGATGCAAACGAAAATGGTGAAGGTGAACGTTTAATTTCTACACCTGAATCAAAAATCAAAGTTTATGTTATCCCTACAAATGAAGAATTGGTTATTGCAAGAGATACAAAACGTTTATTAAACTTATAA
- a CDS encoding energy-coupled thiamine transporter ThiT, with amino-acid sequence MNTQNTKIKYMVYMAMFVAIQLVLEPMTKITEMPHGGNIAFSLIALFLASYLLGPIRGLITALVCLGAQFVLGLATYYGIASLFFDYVLPMALVGLCGIFPLWHFKGMDIPWGMVIIMIIKTISHLLAGWFAFQTPLQGNLTYNIPYNLGTLVVCFVLFIVIYPRLNKVLKLN; translated from the coding sequence ATGAATACACAGAACACAAAAATCAAATACATGGTTTATATGGCAATGTTTGTTGCCATTCAATTGGTGTTAGAACCAATGACAAAAATAACGGAAATGCCTCATGGAGGAAATATTGCGTTTTCATTAATTGCTTTATTTTTAGCATCATATTTACTTGGACCAATTCGTGGTCTCATTACAGCTTTGGTTTGTTTGGGTGCTCAATTTGTTCTCGGATTAGCAACTTATTATGGAATAGCATCTCTATTCTTTGATTATGTTTTACCGATGGCCTTAGTTGGTCTTTGTGGGATTTTCCCATTGTGGCATTTTAAAGGAATGGATATACCTTGGGGAATGGTCATTATTATGATTATAAAAACAATTTCTCATTTATTGGCTGGTTGGTTTGCTTTTCAAACACCACTTCAAGGAAATTTAACGTATAATATTCCTTATAATTTAGGAACACTTGTTGTTTGTTTTGTATTATTTATAGTTATATATCCAAGATTAAATAAAGTTTTAAAATTGAACTAA
- a CDS encoding DUF402 domain-containing protein, with translation MNKRLERKDVLIHCYKHDGSIHRCWNKGFVLEETDQHFIVINNRTLVTESDGRKWYTREPAICYFPKNRWYNVICMIRKNGVHFYCNIASPTLYDGEALKYIDYDLDLKVFPDYKYKILDEEEYRQHKAIMNYGEQLDRILNEQLDVLIQMAMNMSGPFRPGFAEHWYHIYQEQVHNR, from the coding sequence ATGAATAAACGCTTAGAAAGAAAAGATGTATTGATTCATTGTTATAAACATGATGGAAGTATACATCGTTGCTGGAATAAAGGGTTTGTTCTTGAAGAAACGGATCAACATTTTATTGTTATTAATAATAGAACATTGGTAACAGAGTCTGATGGAAGAAAATGGTATACAAGGGAACCAGCAATCTGTTATTTTCCCAAGAATCGATGGTATAATGTTATATGCATGATTCGTAAGAATGGGGTTCATTTTTATTGTAATATTGCCTCACCAACTCTATATGATGGTGAAGCATTGAAGTACATAGATTATGATTTAGATTTAAAGGTTTTTCCAGATTATAAATATAAAATCTTAGATGAAGAAGAATATCGTCAGCATAAGGCAATAATGAATTATGGTGAGCAATTAGATCGTATCTTAAATGAACAGTTAGATGTATTGATTCAGATGGCTATGAATATGTCAGGACCATTTAGACCAGGGTTTGCTGAACATTGGTATCATATTTATCAAGAACAAGTCCACAATAGATAG